The Elusimicrobiota bacterium genome includes a window with the following:
- a CDS encoding type II toxin-antitoxin system HicB family antitoxin has protein sequence MQINAIIERDDDGYYAYVPELKGCFSQGDTFEEALQNIREAAELYLETLNDEEKTLLGSKSFFIAPLILDPLKAV, from the coding sequence ATACAGATTAATGCAATTATAGAAAGAGATGATGATGGGTATTATGCTTACGTTCCAGAATTAAAAGGTTGTTTCAGTCAAGGTGATACTTTTGAAGAAGCACTACAAAATATAAGAGAAGCCGCAGAACTTTATTTAGAGACGTTGAATGATGAAGAAAAAACTTTACTTGGTTCTAAATCTTTTTTTATTGCACCCCTTATTTTAGATCCCTTGAAGGCAGTATAG